The sequence TTATTTCAGCGTCTGCCGCCCCAGCTAGATCGGGAGctgcctgagggcagggattgtgtctcctaactcgacatatttattactctatttatttattttacttgtacgtatctattctatttattttattttgttaatatgttttgttttgttctctgtctcccccttctagactgagagcccactgttgggtagggaccgtctctatatgttgccaacttggacttcccaagcgcttagtacagtgctctccacacagtaagcgctcaatacgattgattgattgattgattgagcccactgttgggtagggaccgtctctatatgttgccaacttggacttcccaagcgcttagtacagtgctctgcacacagtaagcgctcaatacgattgattgattgattgactgaatttacCCAGGcgtctaggacagtgctttgcaccaatcGCTCAGTACACGCCAGTGGGCTCCTGAGCCTCCTCAtcttagagaggcagtgtggctcagtggaaagaacatgggctttggagccagaggtcatgggttcaaatcccggctccgccacttgtcagctgtgtgactttggacaagtcacaacttctctgggcctcagctacctcatctgtaaaatggggattaagactctgagcccctcgtgggaccacctgatcaccttgtaacctccccagcgcttagaacagtgctttgcacatagtaagcacttaataaacgtcattattattattattatctgccagagtaaccctccccatccccacaggcaggcagggggtgggaaagggagaaggggtgggattGGGGCCTACCTTCCATCAGCACGAGGAGGACGTCCCGGAGGATGGTCAGTGTCGTCCCCAACACCAGGATCGAGAACAAGAAGGTGCAGACGGGGTCCATGAACTTAAACTCGGGCTGGAAGGTGAGAGCGGAGACAGCACGGCTTActggacagagcccagggcctgggaatcacaaggacctgggttctaatcccggctccgctaacttgtctactgcgtgaccttgggcaagtcgcttcacttctgtaggtctcggttatctcatctggaaaaaggggattaagacagagagccccgtgtagggcagggactgtgtccaacctgattaataatgatggcatttgttaagcgcttactttgtgccaagcgctgttctaagtgctggggtagatcagtgctcagcgcttaaaacagtgctcagtgcttagaacagtgcttggcacatagtaagcacttaataagccttcccagactgagacccttccttcctctccccctcgtccccctctccatcgcccccatcttacctccttcccttcccctcagcacctgtatatatgtatagatgtttgtacatatttattactctatttatttattttacttgtacatatctattctatttattttattttgttagtatgtttggtttcgttctctgtctcccccttttagactgtgagcccactgttgggtagggactgtctctatatgttgccaacttgtaattcccaagcgtttagtacagtgctctgcacacagtaagcgctcaataaattcaattgaatgaatgaatgaacaataaacagacacattccctgctcacaatgaatatttgttacgtgcttactatgtgccaggagccgtactaagcactggggtagatccaacagcggggctcagtggaaagagcccgggctttggagtcagaagtcatgggttcaaatccctgctccgccaattgtcaactgtgtgactgtgtgactgcacttctctgggcctcagttacctcatctgtaaaatggggatgaagactgtgagcccccccatgggacaacctgatcaccttataacctccccggcgcttagagcagtgctttgcacatagtaagcgcttaataaatgccgtcatcgttattattttccgagctaatcaggtgggacacagtccctgccccacatagggcaccctgcctcgacccccattttacagatgaggtgactgaggcccacagagaagtcacacagcagatgagaggcggagtcgggattagaacccaggtccttctgaccccaaggcccacgCTGTAGCCTGTAGGCCCCACTCTCAGGGGAGAGGCCCGGCTCACCTTGAAGAAGATGACGAAGGCGGCCACCATGACACCGATGCTCTGCAGGAGGTCCCCCACCACGTGGATGAAGGCTGCCCGGACGTTGGGGTTCTCCTGCCTATCTCCGTGGCCCCCGTGACTGTGCCCGTGTCCAGACTGGTGCAGGGTGAGCCCCATACTGAACGATAAGCAAAAtcgaccagtggcatttattaatcaatcaatcgtatttattgagcgcttactgcgtgcagagcactggactaagcacttgggaagtacaagtcggcaacagatagaagcggtccctacccaacagtgggctcacaggctagaagggggaaacggagaacaaaaccaaacatactaacaaaataaagtaaatagaatagatgtgtacaagtaaaataaataaatggagtaataaatatgtacaaatcgtatttattgaacgcttactgtgtgcagagcactgtgctaagcgcttgggaagtacaaggtggcaacatagagaggcggtccctacccaacagtgggctcacaggctagaagggggagacagagaacaaaaccaaacctattaataaaatagaataaatagaatagatatgcacaagtaaaataaataaataaataaatagagtaataaatatgtacaagtcgtatttagtgagcgcttactgtgtgcacagcactgtgctaagcgcttgggaagtacaaggtggcaacatatagaggcggtccctacccaacagcgggctcacaggctagaagggggagacagagaacaaaaccaaaacatactaacaaaatagaataaatagaatagatatgtacaagtaaaataaataaataaataaatagagtaataaatatgtacaaatcgtatttagtgagcgcttactgtgtgcagagcactgtgctaagcgcttgggaagtacaaggtggcaacatatagaggcggtccctacccaacagcgggctcacgggctagaagggggagacagagaacaaaaccaaacatactaacaaaatagaataaatagaatagatatgtacaagtaaaataaataaataaataaataaatagagtaataaatatgtacaaatcgtatttagtgagcgcttactgtgtgcagagcactgtgctaagcgcttgagaagtccaaggtggcaacatatagagacagtccctacccaacagtgggctcacagtctagaagggggagacagagaacaaaaccaaacatattaagcgcCCATTGCGTACAGATCACCGAAcccagcacttgggagcgtacaaaagGGTTagaaaacacgatccctgcccttataataataacgacggtatttgttaagtgcttactatgtgccaagcactgttctaagcgctggggtagatacaaggtaatcaggttgtcccaagtggggctcactgtcttcatccccattttacagatgagggcactgaggcccagagaagtgaagtgacttgcccaaagtcacacagctgacaattggtggagcggggatttgaacccatgacctctgactccaaagctcactgccttcatccccattttacagacgagggaactgaggcacagagaagttaagtgacttgcccaaagtcacacagctgacaagtggcggagccgggattagaacccacgacctccgactcccaaacccatggagTTTATAGCCTGATGGGGGggagatgtggcctagtggatagatcactggtctgtctgaaggatctgggttctaattccagctccgccacttgtctcttgtgtgaccctgggcaagtcacttcacttctctgggcctcagtttcctcatctgtaaaatggggcttaagacagtgagcctcatgtgggacagggactgtgtccaaccagattacctagtatctaccccagtggttagaatggTGGGgggacacttagtaagcacttaataaataccatcattattattattattattactcaggtaaattacaggaggaggaagaatcattcattcgttcattcagtgatatttattgagtgcttactgtgtgcaaagtcacacaagtccagcgcttagaacagtgctttgcacatagtactcgcttaatgaatgccattgttattattatgattatgattattattattattattacaagtggtagagctggaattagaatcccaggtccatgcactatccagagaagcagcatggctcagtggaaagagccggggcttggaagccagaggtcatgggttctaatccccgctctgccacttgtcagctgtgtgactttggggaaagtcatttaacttctctgtgcctcagttacctcatctgtaaaatggggattaagactgtgagccccctgtgggacaacctgatcaccttagaacagtgcttggtcatttgggcaagtcatttaacttctctgtgcctcagttacctcatctgtaaaacggggattaagactgtgagccccatgtgggacaacctgattaccttagaacagtgcttggtcatttgggcaagtcatttaacttctctgtgcctcagttacctcatctgtaaaatggggattaagactgtgagccccatgtgggacaacctgattaccttagaacagtgcttggtcatttgagcaagtcatttaacttctctgtgcctcagttacctcatctgtaaaatggggattaagactgtgagccccatgtgggacaacctgattaccttagaacagtgcttggtcatttgagcaagtcatttaacttctctgtgcctcagttccctcatctgtaaaatggggattaagactgtgagccccacgtgggacaacccgatcaccttagaacagtgcttggtacatagtaagcgcttaacaaatgccatcatcattattattattaggccacggaTAGTAGAAAGTATTGACACAGCCCCAGCTCGTAAGaaacttccactctaatgggggagacagagctagagaaatgacaataaaaataaaaatcactgaaACTTCATGGGGAGGCTTTGAGACTCCTCAGGGAAGACGTGTTCAAgtatgtgatgataataataataataataataatggcatttattaagcgcttactatgtgcaaagcactgttctaagcactggggggttacaaggagatcaggttgtcccacggggggctcacagtcttaatccccattttacagatgagggaactgaggccccgagaagttaagtgacttgcccaaagtcacacagctgatagctggaggagccgggatttgaacccatgacctctgactccaaagcccgggctttttccagggagccacgctgcttctcaatgatgatgatgatggcatttgttaagcactcactatgtgcaaagcactgttctaagagctggggggatacaaaggtgatcaggttgccccacgcggggctcagtcttaatccccattttacagatgagggaactgaggctcagagaactgaagtgacttgcccaaggtcacacagcaggcgtgtggcagagcctggattcaaacccatgacctctgactccaaagcccgtactctttccactgagccacgctgctctgcacacagtaagcgctcaataaatacgactgaatgaatgaatgtggtgagcCAGAGACCAAGCATCCCCCCCTTCCCTACTCCAACTCCTCCTCTACTTATTACATACAACTAGTTACATACATAGCTACCACCTCTCTtgaattgcactcttccaagagcttagtaaagtgctctgcatacagaaagagctcagtaaatagcattcacTGACTGAATGGGCTGTATGCCCTGGGGTCACTGAAcctagggtgggggatggaggagagagagtgggtcAATGTAGCCCCCAAAGGAGGGTGGAGGCCAGGGGGCTCTCCTAGAAAGCAGACTTGaatgcatttggtacagtgctctgcacaatagtaagcgctcaataaataccattgattggttaaagtGTTAGATCTGCTCCAGGAGAGGGAGAGCGAGAATgagaacatatattcattcattcattcattcatacagtgctctgcacgatagtaagcgctcaataaataccactgattggttaaagTGTTAGATCTGCTCcaagagagggagagcgagaatgagaacatatattcattcattcattcaatcgtatttactgagcgcttactgtgtgcagagcactggactaagcgcttgggaagtccaagttggcaacatctagagacggtccctacccaacagcgggctcacagtctagaagggggagacagagaacagaacatattaacaaaataaaataaatagaataaatatgtatataactgAGACAAGGCATGGGAGAGGGAAGTTGTTTAGCCTCCCTCCCAGCCacaaaaaaaagtaaaataaaagaatTGGCTCAtttttattagtacagtgctgtgcacacagtaagcactcaataaatacgattgaatgaatgaatgaatttttaaaactcATTATCCAGGATGGTGGACTCTGGCCCCGCCTACcccagttttattcattcattcattcaatcgtatttattgagtgcttactgtgtgcagagcactgtactaagtgcttgggaagtacaagtcggcaacatatagagacggtcccgacccaacagtgggctcacagtctatcattcactcattcaatcgtatttattgagcgctcactgtgtgcagagcactgtactaagcgcttgggaaatacaattcagcaactaatagagacaatccctgcccacaacgggctcacagtctagaggctgaaGTTTTaggcctccctttcattcattcattcaatcgtatttattgagctcttaccgtgtgcagaacactgtactaagcgcttgggaagtacaacatatagagacggtccctacccaacagcgggctcacagtctatcattcactcattcaatcgtatttattgagctcttaccgtgtgcagaacactgtactaagcgcttgggaagtacaacatatagagacggtccctacccaacagcgggctcacagtctatcattcactcattcaatcgtatttcttgagcgcttaccgtgtgcagagcactgtactaagcgcttgggaaatacgattcagcaactaatagagacaatcccggcccacaacgggctcacagtctagaggatgaggttTTAGGCctccctttcatttattcaatcatatttattgagctcttaccgtgtgcagagcactgtactaagcgcttgggaagtacaagtcggcaacatatagagacggtccctacccaacagcgggttcacagtctatcattcactcattcaatcgtatttattgagcgcttaccttgtgcagagcactgtactaagcgcttgggaaatatgattcagcaactaatagagacaatccctgcccacagcgggctcacaatctaaaggatgAGGTTTTAGGCCTccccttcatccattcagtcctatttgagcccttcctgtgtgtgcagagcactgtactaagcacttgggataattcaatacaacaataaacggacagattccctccctctgaagccccagagccccaccaACGCGAGGAAAcggggctgtgcacatagtaagcgctcaataaatatgattgatgatgatggtcacagcccccacctccttcaggcctttccccccaacccggccagccccctccccaggatgGGACCCCCGGCCGGGCCCGCCTGGGACAGCCGAGCCCACACACTCACATGAAGTTCACGGCCACGGCACAGGCAGAGGTGATCAGCATGGTCTCGCTTTGGATCTCGTACTTCCCGGAGATCAGCCGCTgcaccgccaggtagaccagcacTCCGGTCACCACCCAGATGGACAGCACGGACACCAGGGCTCCCAGGATCTCTGAGGACCAATCCGTCCCCACAGCATTCAGGAAAAACAGGGGTTGGGAATGGCGTCCTTGTCACCCCCCACAATGACATCCTGTGGGCCTAGCATTTTGGGGGAGCCCATGGCCTTTGATTCAGAGGACACGATCAGGAGAGCCCCGCTCGGGTCGGACGTTGACTGTGCCTCGACTTCCCCAGTCCCCTCTGAGGCTCTATGGGATGGCGAGGAATTGGGGGGACGGCCAAGTCCCTGACCATCCCCCTGCCAAGCTGTTAAATCACGCGACTGTTCAAGACGGCCAGGAGACCACCGCCCTCGTCGGCTCCCTATCGCCCAAACTTTCTGGTTTTGGTTGCTGGGCGGGTGGCCATCCAGAGGAAAAGAACTGAACCGACTGTTTGGGGTGTAgggtgtggggagggtggtgtccctgaaaaaataataattgtggtatttattaagcacttaccatgtgccagatactgtactaagcgccggagtgcatacaagcaaagtcgggatggacacagttcctgtcccccatggggctcacagtctcactccccattttaagatgagggaactgaggaacagggaagtgaagtgactcgaccaaggtcacacaggagacaagtggtagagctggaattagaacccatgaccttctgactccaggttcgGGCTCCATCGTCCACACCAAGCTGAAGATGAAGCCAGATGAGGCCCACAGCTCACTAGATCCCCTTCCCCCCTGTCTGTGATCATTTCCTTCCTTCTAATCTGTAAGTTCCTTAGGGCCAGGGAACGCAGCCGCtgattctgttctattgtcctctcccaagcgcttagtacagtgctctgcactcagtaagcgctcagtaaataccacagattgattgaatgtgagtgTTGGGGATTGACTGCTGCTAGCTGGGGATTCCTTGGGCCcggaaggaggagctgggggtgCTTAGGTCagggcatggcccagtggaaagagcacggtcatgggttcaaatcccagctctgccaattgtcagctgtgtgactttgggcaagtcacttcacttctctgggcttcagttacttcatctgtaaaatggggatgaagactgtgagccccacatgggatgacctgatcaccttgtaccctccccagcgcttagaacagtgctttgcacatagtaagcacttaataaatgccattattattattattattattatctgccagagcTGGTTAGAGCTcaagcctcctccaagagaccttccctgactaaggcctccatttcctcttctcccactccctttattcacccttccctctgcccccagcacttacggatatatccctaatttatttatattctgtCCGTCTCTCCCCACAGACTGAAACCTTTTAGTGGCCAAGGAGTGGGGTCTAGtacaaagagcccgggcctgggaactggttttttttttatggtatttgttaagcgcttactatgtgccaagcccaacagtgccacttgcctgccgtgtgaccttgggcaagtcatttaacatctctgtgcctcagttccctcatctgcaaaatgggcataaaatacctgtgctcccttccctcagtggaaagagcccgggctttggagtcagaggtcatgggttcaaatcccggctccgccagttgtcagctgtgtgactttgggcaagtcacttcacttctctgggcctcagttacctcatctgtaaattaggattaggactgtgagccccccgtgggaaaacctgatcacttcgtaacctccccagcgcttagaacactgctttgcacatagtaagcgcttaataaatgccattattattattattattattagaccgtgagccgcatgtgggacctgattatcttgtatgtatcccagagttaggtacagtgcttggtacatagtaagtgcttaaataccacaattattattaccagctctgctatattattatattctatgctcccaaacccttagtacaatgctctgtgcacagtaaatgctcaataaatgtgattgattgattggggtagcagGGAGAAGAGCTCAAGCCCCTACTTTCCGAGGCCCCTCTGAGGCTCTACAAGATGGCAAGGAAATGGGGTGAGGGGCAAGTCAcaccccaagaagcagcgtggctcagtggaaagagcccgggctttggagtcagagatcatgggttcaaattccagctcctccaactgtcagctgtgtgactttgggcaagtcacttcacttctctgggcctcagttacctcatctgtaaaatgaggaggattaagactgtgagccccccgtgggacaacctgatcacctcgtaaactccccagtgcttagaacagtgcttcgcacatagtaagcgcttaataaatgccaccattattactgagaagcagcgtggctcagtggaaagagcccgggctttggagtcagaggtcacgggttcaaatcccggctcctccaactgtcggctgtgtgactttaggcaagtcacttcacttctctgggcctcagttacctcatctgtaaaatggggattaaaactgtgagcgcccccgtgggacaacctgatcaccttgtaacctccccagtgcttagaacagtgctttgcacatagtaagcgcttaacaaataccatcaaaaaaaaaaaagtccccacCCACCACCCCGCCAGGCTGTTAAGTCCCCGCGCTGCTCCAGAAGGGCCGGAAGCCCCCAGCCCTCCTCACCGGCTCGTTGCCAGCCGAAGTTCATGGTTTTGGTTGCCGGGCGGGAGGCCatccagagggagaagaggctgatgagcATGCTGGCAAAGTCCGTCAGCAAGTGGGCCGCGTCCGTCATGATggccagactgtgagccaagtAGCCACCTGATAAGAAAGCGgagaataacagagaagcagcatggcttagtggataaagcgcgggc comes from Tachyglossus aculeatus isolate mTacAcu1 chromosome 16, mTacAcu1.pri, whole genome shotgun sequence and encodes:
- the SLC30A2 gene encoding zinc transporter 2: MEKQHLLVVDNETRTYSGAPWKNGTKPSPPRGTDAFELAAPSDRHCHDRWSADHHRNEEKDRARRKLYLASAICLVFMIGETVGGYLAHSLAIMTDAAHLLTDFASMLISLFSLWMASRPATKTMNFGWQRAEILGALVSVLSIWVVTGVLVYLAVQRLISGKYEIQSETMLITSACAVAVNFIMGLTLHQSGHGHSHGGHGDRQENPNVRAAFIHVVGDLLQSIGVMVAAFVIFFKPEFKFMDPVCTFLFSILVLGTTLTILRDVLLVLMEATPKGVDFNTVRDLLLSVQGVAALHSLHIWALTVSQPVLSVHIAIARNTDPQAVLKEANTKLQGLFNFHTVTIQIENYCDDMRECRECQSPLD